The following coding sequences are from one Humulus lupulus chromosome X, drHumLupu1.1, whole genome shotgun sequence window:
- the LOC133804984 gene encoding agamous-like MADS-box protein AGL62 — MKRGQGRQKIEIKKLQKKSRKQVTFSKRRSGIFNKAGELSLLCGSDIAVIVFSPNGKLFCFGHPSVDNLIHRYLNGISHTATSTNDSEQIAAVDGTIRTYVESLEELEAEKKQVAEARLLSSLLKEEEEEEKDEFRGGGAWWDEAVDWMELEELEQYVDALSEMRRKVCAKVQNLTQPKADDVVLLP, encoded by the coding sequence ATGAAGAGAGGACAAGGGAGGcagaaaatagaaataaaaaagctCCAAAAGAAGAGCAGAAAACAAGTCACCTTCTCCAAACGACGCTCCGGCATCTTCAACAAAGCCGGAGAGCTCTCTCTCCTTTGCGGCTCCGACATTGCCGTCATCGTTTTCTCCCCTAACGGAAAACTCTTCTGCTTCGGTCACCCCTCCGTCGACAACCTCATTCACCGTTATCTTAACGGAATATCCCATACTGCTACTTCAACGAATGACTCGGAACAAATTGCCGCTGTGGACGGCACGATCAGGACTTACGTGGAATCCTTGGAAGAGTTGGAGGCCGAGAAGAAGCAAGTGGCCGAGGCCAGACTACTCTCGTCGCTTCtgaaggaggaagaagaagaagaaaaggacgaGTTTCGAGGAGGCGGCGCGTGGTGGGACGAGGCGGTCGACTGGATGGAACTGGAGGAGCTTGAGCAGTATGTGGATGCGTTGAGTGAGATGAGGAGAAAGGTCTGCGCTAAGGTTCAGAATTTGACGCAGCCAAAGGCCGACGACGTCGTTTTGTTGCCCTAG